Part of the Paenibacillus sp. FSL R7-0273 genome is shown below.
ATATTTTGCAGGAAAATATCATATTTCTCCACCTGGCCCGGCACCAGCAGCTGCGGATTATCCAGCCCGTGACGGTACTTGGCCCGCACAATATAATTGGACAGCCGGATCGAATCGCCGTTCTCATGGACATCGCTGAGCGTCACAACCCAGTCGGTATCAAGGCCTGTGCTTGCTGCATACAGGACGCAGGACAGCTCCCCGGCGACCGTCAGCTTGTCCGCCAGAGGTTCACTGGTGTACACCACAATATCGCTGCGCAGCTCATGCTTCCGCATATTCTCCGGCTCACGCTCCCCGCTGTCCTGGACAGGGTCCGCCGGATTGTAGATAAATGTATCCGGGACGGAGTCCGCTTCCGGTGCAGACACCAGCCTGCCGTCGCCCAGTGACGAATTCGCCCGGCCCGAACCTGCGAGATAGAACGGCGTAACCACCGCTTCAGCAGGCGTCCAGTCCGCGGACGTTCTCCAGCGGTTTTCACCGACTACATAATAGGAAGCCCGCGGCTCCTCATCGATACCATTCGGTATCTCCTTCAGGAACCGGTCGAACCAGCGCAGCACAGAGACATCATAATCGTAGACAACCGCATCCTCGCCAAAAGCAGCCCCCTGCAGATCCCTGGCCCGGTTCGGCCCGTGCTCCCAGGCGCCTAAGCGGATTTTGCGGTTCGGCACATCATGCTCGGTCAGCATCCGCCAGGTCTCTGATACACCGGGACTGTCCCCGTCATACCAGCCGGAAATCACATACATCGGAACCTTAACCTGATGGCCCAGCTCGGTGAAGGTGCAGTTCCGCCAGAAGTCATCATATTCCGGATGCTGGCTCCACAGCTCCCACGGTCCGGAGGTCTTCCCGATCATCTGCTGCGGAATGTCCCGGATCGGCCTTGCATCAACCGCTGCTTCCGGGCTTACCGTGATCCCGCCAAAAATATCAAAATCCGTCCGCGTCCCCACCGACTGCGCCAGGGTCCACGACAGCAGCGGCCAGGAGCACAGTGTCCCGCCTTTGCGTGCGGTATCAATAAACGGTGAGCCTACATTCACTTCATCCACAACCGCCTTGAGGTTCGGATGCCCGCTGGTGGCTGCTGCCACAACGACATAGCCGAGATAGGATGCGCCCCACATTCCTACTTTGCCGTCTGACCAGTCCTGGGTGATAATCCAGTCAATCGTGTCGTAGCCGTCATCCCGTTCATTATAAAAAGGAATCAGCTCCCCCTCAGAATCCGCCCGGCCCCGCACATCCTGGGAGACTACGGCATAGCCTTTATTCGCCCAGCGCATAAAAATCTCTTTTTTCCCGTTACGGTCATAGCAGGTGCGCACAAGAATCGTCGGCAGCTTCGTCCCCAGCTGAATGCCCTCCGGCAGAAACACATCGGTCGCCAGCTTGATGCCGTCACGCATAGGAACCAGGAACGTACCAAGATCATTAACGCCATACTCCGGCTTGGACAGAAGCGGCTCATCATACACCGTCAGCGGAGTCAGCGCTTCATAGCCTGCCTTGACGATCAGCTCAATCCCGTAACGGTTAGGGGTAAGAAATGCAATAACCTCCCCGTTCAGCGTCACCACATCCAGCGCCGTATCGCCCCGCAGTGCCCAGACCTGTGATGCCAGCAGCCTTCCGCCAATCTCCGCCTCATAGCTGATATGCTTGTGGTATACCTCGCCGGTGTCCAGTACAACCTTTTCTCCCGTCCAGTCTGCAGCTTCGTAGGAAGCGAGCTGGCGGGCGATTTTGGCAAAAGGAAGCACATATTTTGCGTTCGGATCAAGCACGTTGTCCTGCATTTGCGTGCGGCGGCGGACGTCTACCTTGGCGTGCATAATTGCTTTTTCCGTAAAATGAATCTTGCCGCTATAAATCCCGGAGCAGTAGAAACGGAAGTCCGTTGTATGTAAATAAATAGTCATCAGTGCATATCCCCTATCCGCAGATTTGTTCAAATACCCGGAGCCAGTTGCCCCCCATGATCTTCGCGATGTCTTCATCCGTATAGCCGCGTGCTATGAGACCTCTGGTGAAGTTGATAAAGTAGCTGTACTTCTCAAGTCCCGCAACCGTTTCGGTCGAGGGCCCGTCCCCCGGGGCAAAGCCCAGCTTGGGAGCAATATTCTCTTTAAAATAGACCAGGGACCAGTCAAGGTCACTCATCGGCCAGTCTGTGCCAATGCCCACATGATCTACGCCAGCCAGCCGGATGACGTACTCCATATGATCCAGCACATGTTCGATCGTCGTATGGTCAGGGTCTTCATGGACAAACCACGGCATGGCAAAAATCCCGATGACGCCGCCGGTTCCGGCAATGGCGAGAATCTCCTCGTCGCTTTTACAGCGCATATGCGGATATATCGCTTCTACTCCGGTGTGTGAGGCAATGACCGGCGTGCTTGAAACCTTACAGGCATCCAGGGTTGTCTGTTTGCCGCAATGTCCGGTATCGACAATGATGCCCAGCTCGTTCATCCGCTGCACGAACCGGACCCCGAAATTCGACAGCCCGCCGTTTGCCTGCTCCGCACAGCCGGAGCCGATCAGATTCTGCTTATTATAGGTCAGCTGCAGAATACGCAGCCCGAAATGATGCAGCACCTCCAGCAGCTCAAGATTGGTGCCGAGGGCATCCGTCTCCTGCGCCGTTACAATGCCTGCCACCTTGCCTGACTGCTTGGCGCTGCGGATATCTCCGGCGGTCTGCGCCTTGATCAGCCAGTCATTGGCATCAAACTGCAACTGCACCTCGCCCATGCTCGTAATCAGGCTGTCCATATCGTTCAGGTGCAGCTCCCGGTTGCCAGCTGTAATGCCGGACTGGAACCACTCCTCTTTATACTGGGGAATGTCACCGCCGGCTGCCAGCTTGGTCACCCATTTGGCCGGCATAGAGCTGTAGACCATCGGTTCATCCTTGTACGGCTCGCTGAGCTCCCTGATTCTCTCTGAGACAGCAGCGGGAATTGCGCGCGGAGACAGCGGCCCCTGAAACAGCAGATCAATGTTGATATTCTGCTCATGCAGCCGCTGTGCGCGGAGCTCCTGCTCCTCCGTTAATTTAAAATCATAGAATCCTGCCTGTAAGCTCATCTTTTTTGCCTCCTCAGATTACATCTCAACCTCAACACCCTTACGCAAAAGCACGGCCTGATTGTAAATATAATGCGCCGCAGCCAAATCCTCAATCGCCAGACCCAGGCCTTTGAACAGGGTAATCTGCTCATGGCTTGTCCTGCCCTGCACGCTTTGCAGGAGCAGCCCGCCGAGCTCCCCGGCGATATGGCCTTCGGCTATGGCGCCCTCAGCCAGCGGAATGAGGTAGTCACCTGCTTCGTGGACAGCGGATTCCAGCCGGTCCACGTAGAGCCTGGACCTTGCCACCAGCGCCGAGTCCAGCTCCCGCTCATGCGGCCGGCAGGCGCCGACGGCGTTGATATGGGCTCCCTCCGGGACCCATTCGCCATTCAGCACCGGGACACTAGAAGCTGTCACGGTACAGATAATATCCGCAGCCTGGACCGCCTCGCGTGCGGTAGCCGCTGCCGTTACTTCTATGCCGTATCTGGCGGCCATCTCCGCGGCAAAACGCTGCACCTTGTCTGGCGTCCTCCCCCAGACGCGGACCTCGCGGATGCTGCGCACCAGCAGCATCGCCTCCAGATGGCTGGCCGCCTGCTCGCCGGTGCCAAGGATCGCCAGCACGCCGGCATCCTCCCGGGCCAGCAGCTTCGTTGCTGCCGCACTGACCGCCGCTGTGCGGATGGCCGTGATCTGCCGGCCGTCCACGATGGCGTTCAGCCTGCCGGTCTCTGCATCGAACAGGGCAACCGCCCCCTGATGGGAGGGCAGGCCCCTGTCATGATTGTGCGGGAACACGCTGATCAGCTTGGCTCCCGCCGCCGCTTCCTGCCGCAGATAACCCGGCATCAGCCCGAACAGATTCCCGTCCGCGAGCGGCATAACCTGCCGCAGGCTCTGGACCGCATCTCCTGAGGAGAGTGCAGCCAGCACCCTCTCCATAACACCGATGCAGGCCTGCATTGTCAGCATTTCCGCCGTTTCTTTTCCGTTAATCACCAGCATTTCGCACGGCCTCCAGTCTTATCAGCTATCTTTTTCTTCTATTTATCATAGCGCTATCCTGGTCCTTTGCGAAATACCGTAGATAAAATAACCGGGGGGCTTATCTTTCTGAGCCATCATTTGCTATACTCTATAACAGTGGTTGTAAAGTTAAAATTCAAAACAAAGGGGATTTCCTATATGATTATCCAGCCCAAAACACGCGGCTTCATCTGCACCACGGCGCATCCCGAGGGCTGTGCCCGGCAGGTACAGCAGCAGATCGACTATGTAAAAGCACACAAAAAGCTGAGCGGACCCGTTAATGTTCTGGTTGTCGGAGCCTCCACCGGATATGGACTGGCTTCGCGCATTACCGCTGCCTTTGGTGCCGGAGCGAATACGATCGGCGTCTTCTTCGACAAGCCGGCTGAAGGTGCACGTACGGCTTCGGCAGGCTGGTATAACTCCGCTGCGCTGGAGAAGGCTGCTGCCGAGCAGGGCCTGAAGTCGTTCAGCATCGTAGGTGACGCTTTCTCCGACAGCATCAAGACTAAGACAATCGACCTGATCAAGGCCGAATTCGGTAACGTTGACCTCGTAGTGTACAGCGTGGCCTCCCCGCGCCGCACACATCCGGTTACTGGTGAGGTTTTCTCTTCCGTAATCAAGCCTGTCGGCAACGCTTATACCAACAAAACAATGAATTTCCATTCCGGCGAAGTAACAAACGTAACCATCGAGCCTGCAACGGACGATGAAGTGCGTCAGACCATTGCCGTTATGGGCGGTGAGGACTGGGGCATGTGGATCGACCAGCTCCAGGCAGCAGGCGCGCTTGCTGAAGGGGCAACAACAGTAGCCTACTCCTACATCGGACCTGAGGTTACTCACCCGATTTATAAGGACGGAACAATCGGCCAGGCTAAAATTGACCTGGAGAAAACAGCAATCGCACTGAACGAGAAGCTGAGCGCTTCGAACGGACGGGCTTTTGTCTCGGTTAACAAGGCGCTTGTAACCCAATCCAGCTCGGCCATTCCGGTTGTGCCGCTCTACATCTCTGCGCTGTACAGAGTGATGAAGGACAAAGAGCTGCATGAAAACTGCATCCAGCAGATGTACCGCCTGTTCGCCGAGCACCTGTATAACGGCGAAGCCGGCAACAGCCACCTGATCCGCATCGACGACTGGGAAATGCGCGGGGATGTTCAGGCTGAGGTCATGAAGCGCTGGAGCGAAATCGAAACAGCCAATGTACCTGATCTGGCGGATCTGCCAGGCTACCAGGATGATTTCTTCAACCTGTTCGGCTTCCGCACGGAAGGTGTCGATTATGAAGCAGACACCGATCCGGCGGTAGACATCCCGAACCTGGTGTAATATCCAGGAACAGCAAAGAGGCCGCACCCCTAACCGGGATGCGGCCTCTTTTTATACCACTACTGCCTAAGCGCTAACTTCACCTGTCTTGTATAGAAAAGCCGCACAATCAAGAAATAAACTAGCTGGATAATGAAGAACAGACCCAGCACAAGCGCAGATTCCTTAAGCAATGAATACTGGAACATATGTGACAGGGTCGTAAGCGCCACAGCTCCATGCACCAGCGCTACAATAATGGGTGCAAAGAACAGTAAGCTGATCTGGCGGTTCAAGATCCGGCCCAGCTCCTTTTCGCTGAGACCCAGCTTGGATATTGCCTTGAACTTGTGCTTATCCTCATCCAGATCGCTGTACAGCCGGAAATACAGAAAGCTGCCCGCCGATACAAAGAACACAATGCCGACAAAGAAACCGACGAACATCATCGGCCCGAAGTTTTTAACCGTCATGTCCATCTGATAATCCAAGGCCTCGAACTGATAAGCCTCAGCATAAGGCAGCTTGTTCAGCAGTTGTCCCCCGGCAGCCTCAGCTCCCTTTTGACCAGCGGGTCCGTGCCAGGTATAGTAGTGATCCGCCTTGGTCGGATTGCCGAGGCTTGACAGCAGCGCGTCGGGGACAATCAAATAACTGCTGACAACACTGACGACCGGAGAAAGAATGGCCCGGTCCGCTTCCACCACGGCCCCCGTCTGTAGCTGCAAAGGCTGATTGAGCATACCCTCTCCGTTACGGGACAGCCCGAAATCCACAGCCACCGCCTGCCCCTCTTCCAGCTCTATTGTTTCAAGCTCCATCAGCTCCGCAATATGGTTATATTGACTTTGCTTCACCAGCAGCAGCGTTTCGTCCCCTGCCGCAAGCGGATAGTAACTAAGCGTTAGCTCAGCCGGCTCAGCTGTAATCCCCGATTCACTGAGCTTCTGATGGATCAGCTGCACATGCGCCTGCTCCATACTGTCGCCTTCCCTGGCTAAGTAAGTGAATAAATAAGGATTATGCTGGGGCATTGAACCGTATAGCATCGACTGGAAGCCGTACAGGGCACCAATGGCGCAGAAGGAGACGGTTGAAATAATCGCCACCAGAAAAAAAGTGCGCGCATTATCCTTCATCCGGTAAGACAGGTCGGAGAACAGCAGCATATTGGTTCTGAACCAGAAAAAACGGTCCCGGCTCTTCAGCCTCCGGATGATATAGACACTCAGCTGGGTGAACAGCAGATAGGTCGCTATAGTAATCATAATTACTACAGGCAGGAGCAGGAGTACGGCCTCCAGCCCTTCCGCCCGCAGCGACAGGAAGTAGCTGATCCCGATTAAGGCTACGACAAGCAGGGACAGCAGCAGCGAGGCCTTCGGCTCTTTTTTCGGCTGACGGTCTGACTTGATCAGGGTAATCAGCTTGCCGCTGCGCAGCACCGACGAAATGAACAGCGAGATCAGCACGAACAGCAGCAGAAAGGAGGCCAGTGTAAGATTAATTGCCTGCAGCGGAAAATAAAAATCCAGCCGTTCGTTGAGCGCGATCACATTCTCCCCGGCCAGCAGAATCCCCTTTGCAAACACCAGTCCGAGGCCGATGCCGAAGGTAGTGGCGCTGAAGCCGATCAGCATATTTTCCGTAAAAATCATCTTACGCAGCTGTCCGGTGGTCATGCCCTGCAGGATCATCAGGCCGAATTCCTTTTTGCGTGACTGCAGAAAGGCGCTCATCGAATACAGCACAAAGAAAAAGGAAAACACATAAATAATCCATTTCGAGACGTTCAGCGCAACCACGGTACCCGAATTCAGCCTGTCTGCACTGAGCATCGGATGGAAGGTAAAGATAGAGAACGTAAAGAACACCATTACCATGAACATGCTGCTGAGAAAATAAGCGGTGTACAGCCGTTTGTTACGGGTGACATTACGGAATGCGAATTGACGGAACGTCATTGCCGTATCCCCCCAGCAGCGAAAGTGTATCAATGATTTTCTGGAAAAAGCTCTGGCGGTTGTCTCCGCGGTGAATCTCGGTATAAAACCGCCCGTCCTTAATGAACACCACCCGATGGCAGTAGCTGGCTGCCACAGCATCATGGGTAACGAGCAGCATCGTCGTTTTTTGCTCCTGGTTGATTGTCATCAGCAAATCCAGAACATCCTTGGCCGCTTTGGAATCCAGGTTGCCGGTAGGCTCGTCTGCCAGCAGCAGCCTGGGGGAATGAATCATGGCTCTGGCAATAGCCGTCCGCTGAGACTGGCCACCTGAGATTTCATAAGTACGTTTTTTCATAATAGAGGCTATTCCCAGCTTATCCGCGATCCGCTGTGCCTTCTCCTTCATCTCACGGACCGGAGTCCCGTCCAGCGTCAGCGGCAGTACTATATTCTCCTCTACCGTCAGCGTGTTCAGCAGATTAAAGTCCTGGAAGACGAAGCCTAGCTGACGGCGGCGGAAGACGGCCAGCTCATTTTTGCCCATCGTGCCTATGCTTCTGCCGTCGATCAGAATCTCTCCGGTGGTCGGGCTGTCGACGGTGGCGATCAGGTTCAGGAGTGTTGTTTTTCCGCTTCCGGACGGCCCCATGATCCCTATGAATTCTCCCTCTTCCACCGTCAGATCAATGTCTGTCAGCGCCCGGTAAGCGATGTTACCTTCATATATTTTATTGACCTGTTTTACCTGCAGCATCTTTGCTCTTGTCTCCTCTCTATAGCCAGCTGGTTCTGTACCCAATATACAGGGCAGGCGGAAGCGCCGCTATCGAA
Proteins encoded:
- a CDS encoding CocE/NonD family hydrolase, which translates into the protein MTIYLHTTDFRFYCSGIYSGKIHFTEKAIMHAKVDVRRRTQMQDNVLDPNAKYVLPFAKIARQLASYEAADWTGEKVVLDTGEVYHKHISYEAEIGGRLLASQVWALRGDTALDVVTLNGEVIAFLTPNRYGIELIVKAGYEALTPLTVYDEPLLSKPEYGVNDLGTFLVPMRDGIKLATDVFLPEGIQLGTKLPTILVRTCYDRNGKKEIFMRWANKGYAVVSQDVRGRADSEGELIPFYNERDDGYDTIDWIITQDWSDGKVGMWGASYLGYVVVAAATSGHPNLKAVVDEVNVGSPFIDTARKGGTLCSWPLLSWTLAQSVGTRTDFDIFGGITVSPEAAVDARPIRDIPQQMIGKTSGPWELWSQHPEYDDFWRNCTFTELGHQVKVPMYVISGWYDGDSPGVSETWRMLTEHDVPNRKIRLGAWEHGPNRARDLQGAAFGEDAVVYDYDVSVLRWFDRFLKEIPNGIDEEPRASYYVVGENRWRTSADWTPAEAVVTPFYLAGSGRANSSLGDGRLVSAPEADSVPDTFIYNPADPVQDSGEREPENMRKHELRSDIVVYTSEPLADKLTVAGELSCVLYAASTGLDTDWVVTLSDVHENGDSIRLSNYIVRAKYRHGLDNPQLLVPGQVEKYDIFLQNIAHTFAAGHRIRLTVTSSSKFVAFPNTNTGKDPYEDTEAVIVQQTICHDSEHPSHVMLPVIPNV
- a CDS encoding dipeptidase: MSLQAGFYDFKLTEEQELRAQRLHEQNINIDLLFQGPLSPRAIPAAVSERIRELSEPYKDEPMVYSSMPAKWVTKLAAGGDIPQYKEEWFQSGITAGNRELHLNDMDSLITSMGEVQLQFDANDWLIKAQTAGDIRSAKQSGKVAGIVTAQETDALGTNLELLEVLHHFGLRILQLTYNKQNLIGSGCAEQANGGLSNFGVRFVQRMNELGIIVDTGHCGKQTTLDACKVSSTPVIASHTGVEAIYPHMRCKSDEEILAIAGTGGVIGIFAMPWFVHEDPDHTTIEHVLDHMEYVIRLAGVDHVGIGTDWPMSDLDWSLVYFKENIAPKLGFAPGDGPSTETVAGLEKYSYFINFTRGLIARGYTDEDIAKIMGGNWLRVFEQICG
- a CDS encoding FtsX-like permease family protein — encoded protein: MTFRQFAFRNVTRNKRLYTAYFLSSMFMVMVFFTFSIFTFHPMLSADRLNSGTVVALNVSKWIIYVFSFFFVLYSMSAFLQSRKKEFGLMILQGMTTGQLRKMIFTENMLIGFSATTFGIGLGLVFAKGILLAGENVIALNERLDFYFPLQAINLTLASFLLLFVLISLFISSVLRSGKLITLIKSDRQPKKEPKASLLLSLLVVALIGISYFLSLRAEGLEAVLLLLPVVIMITIATYLLFTQLSVYIIRRLKSRDRFFWFRTNMLLFSDLSYRMKDNARTFFLVAIISTVSFCAIGALYGFQSMLYGSMPQHNPYLFTYLAREGDSMEQAHVQLIHQKLSESGITAEPAELTLSYYPLAAGDETLLLVKQSQYNHIAELMELETIELEEGQAVAVDFGLSRNGEGMLNQPLQLQTGAVVEADRAILSPVVSVVSSYLIVPDALLSSLGNPTKADHYYTWHGPAGQKGAEAAGGQLLNKLPYAEAYQFEALDYQMDMTVKNFGPMMFVGFFVGIVFFVSAGSFLYFRLYSDLDEDKHKFKAISKLGLSEKELGRILNRQISLLFFAPIIVALVHGAVALTTLSHMFQYSLLKESALVLGLFFIIQLVYFLIVRLFYTRQVKLALRQ
- a CDS encoding ABC transporter ATP-binding protein — protein: MLQVKQVNKIYEGNIAYRALTDIDLTVEEGEFIGIMGPSGSGKTTLLNLIATVDSPTTGEILIDGRSIGTMGKNELAVFRRRQLGFVFQDFNLLNTLTVEENIVLPLTLDGTPVREMKEKAQRIADKLGIASIMKKRTYEISGGQSQRTAIARAMIHSPRLLLADEPTGNLDSKAAKDVLDLLMTINQEQKTTMLLVTHDAVAASYCHRVVFIKDGRFYTEIHRGDNRQSFFQKIIDTLSLLGGYGNDVPSIRIP
- a CDS encoding ornithine cyclodeaminase family protein is translated as MLVINGKETAEMLTMQACIGVMERVLAALSSGDAVQSLRQVMPLADGNLFGLMPGYLRQEAAAGAKLISVFPHNHDRGLPSHQGAVALFDAETGRLNAIVDGRQITAIRTAAVSAAATKLLAREDAGVLAILGTGEQAASHLEAMLLVRSIREVRVWGRTPDKVQRFAAEMAARYGIEVTAAATAREAVQAADIICTVTASSVPVLNGEWVPEGAHINAVGACRPHERELDSALVARSRLYVDRLESAVHEAGDYLIPLAEGAIAEGHIAGELGGLLLQSVQGRTSHEQITLFKGLGLAIEDLAAAHYIYNQAVLLRKGVEVEM
- the fabV gene encoding enoyl-ACP reductase FabV; this translates as MIIQPKTRGFICTTAHPEGCARQVQQQIDYVKAHKKLSGPVNVLVVGASTGYGLASRITAAFGAGANTIGVFFDKPAEGARTASAGWYNSAALEKAAAEQGLKSFSIVGDAFSDSIKTKTIDLIKAEFGNVDLVVYSVASPRRTHPVTGEVFSSVIKPVGNAYTNKTMNFHSGEVTNVTIEPATDDEVRQTIAVMGGEDWGMWIDQLQAAGALAEGATTVAYSYIGPEVTHPIYKDGTIGQAKIDLEKTAIALNEKLSASNGRAFVSVNKALVTQSSSAIPVVPLYISALYRVMKDKELHENCIQQMYRLFAEHLYNGEAGNSHLIRIDDWEMRGDVQAEVMKRWSEIETANVPDLADLPGYQDDFFNLFGFRTEGVDYEADTDPAVDIPNLV